The Frankiales bacterium genome window below encodes:
- a CDS encoding thiamine pyrophosphate-binding protein: protein MAYTVGDALLDQLADHGVRTCFGVPGVHNLPFWVGAGTGRRPRVLGVRHEQAAGYAADAAARATGGLGVALTTTGPGFANALAAFGEAWASRSPLLLVSSETPLAPRRRSGHDDGLLHGMRSQAAAVEHGFGARAVSARDGEQALAALPELAAHALAAGRPAYLGVPADVLASAWSGAVPGPAAPPPVGPDPAAVAAAATALRGRRVALWAGARAVAAEDDLRRLALLLGALVVPTYQARGLLADLPGTVVAPPHEPVVAAAIAACDVLLVVGDDLHGMTTRNWRMPVPGTVVALTDDEHASLGDLDLAARVTGDVATSVRALLDALGETTPTAPAPDGAALTAQVLDDVAGDPRTAAAAQFVRTVEDGWPADGALVVDMCVAGYWLGGYSRQPRARRLQYPVGWGTLGFGLPAAIGPAAHGIPTLAVVGDGGAAMGLGELATYRQERLPLALLVVSDGGYGMLRYDQDVAGDPHRGVDLVEPVWEDLARAFGLRCTRTDDPGAGLARALTQARDGLACGDQWLVVLEQRFRPPRTTSPRWREA, encoded by the coding sequence GTGGCGTACACCGTGGGCGACGCGCTCCTCGACCAGCTCGCCGACCACGGCGTGCGCACCTGCTTCGGGGTGCCGGGGGTGCACAACCTGCCGTTCTGGGTGGGCGCGGGCACCGGGCGCCGCCCCCGGGTGCTGGGCGTGCGCCACGAGCAGGCCGCGGGGTACGCCGCCGACGCGGCCGCCCGGGCCACCGGCGGCCTCGGCGTCGCCCTCACGACCACCGGCCCGGGGTTCGCGAACGCGCTGGCCGCCTTCGGCGAGGCGTGGGCGTCGCGCTCGCCCCTGCTGCTGGTCTCGAGCGAGACGCCGCTGGCGCCGCGGCGCCGGTCCGGCCACGACGACGGCCTCCTGCACGGCATGCGCAGCCAGGCGGCGGCGGTGGAGCACGGCTTCGGCGCGCGGGCGGTGTCGGCGCGCGACGGCGAGCAGGCCCTCGCCGCGCTGCCCGAGCTCGCCGCCCACGCGCTCGCCGCCGGGCGTCCCGCCTACCTCGGCGTGCCGGCCGACGTGCTGGCCTCGGCCTGGTCCGGCGCGGTGCCGGGGCCGGCCGCGCCGCCGCCCGTCGGTCCCGACCCGGCCGCGGTGGCCGCCGCCGCGACGGCGCTGCGCGGGCGCCGCGTGGCGCTGTGGGCAGGTGCCCGTGCCGTGGCGGCCGAGGACGACCTGCGCCGGCTGGCCCTGCTCCTCGGCGCGCTCGTGGTGCCCACCTACCAGGCCCGCGGGCTGCTCGCCGACCTCCCCGGCACCGTGGTGGCGCCCCCGCACGAGCCGGTCGTCGCGGCGGCGATCGCCGCGTGCGACGTGCTGCTCGTCGTCGGCGACGACCTGCACGGCATGACCACGCGCAACTGGCGCATGCCCGTGCCGGGCACCGTCGTCGCGCTCACCGACGACGAGCACGCCAGCCTCGGCGACCTCGACCTCGCGGCCCGGGTGACCGGCGACGTCGCGACGTCGGTGCGGGCGCTGCTCGACGCCCTCGGCGAGACGACGCCGACCGCGCCGGCCCCGGACGGCGCCGCGCTCACCGCGCAGGTGCTCGACGACGTCGCCGGCGACCCGCGCACCGCGGCCGCGGCGCAGTTCGTGCGCACGGTGGAGGACGGCTGGCCGGCCGACGGCGCGCTGGTGGTGGACATGTGCGTGGCCGGCTACTGGCTGGGCGGCTACTCCCGCCAGCCCCGGGCGCGGCGCCTGCAGTACCCGGTGGGCTGGGGCACGCTCGGCTTCGGCCTGCCCGCCGCCATCGGGCCGGCGGCGCACGGCATCCCGACCCTCGCCGTGGTGGGCGACGGCGGGGCCGCCATGGGGCTCGGCGAGCTGGCCACCTACCGCCAGGAGCGGCTGCCGCTCGCGCTGCTCGTCGTGAGCGACGGCGGCTACGGGATGCTCCGCTACGACCAGGACGTCGCCGGCGACCCGCACCGCGGAGTGGACCTCGTGGAGCCGGTCTGGGAGGACCTCGCCCGCGCGTTCGGGCTGCGCTGCACGCGCACCGACGACCCCGGCGCCGGGCTGGCCCGCGCGCTCACCCAGGCCCGCGACGGCCTCGCCTGCGGAGACCAGTGGCTCGTCGTGCTCGAGCAGCGGTTCCGCCCTCCGCGGACCACCTCGCCGCGCTGGCGCGAGGCCTGA
- a CDS encoding DEAD/DEAH box helicase, with the protein MRPTAADGPADTASPSFTDLGLPRPLVDALARAGIEAPFPIQAATIPDSLAGHDLLGRGSTGSGKTLAFGLPLLARVAPYAARPHRPRGLVLVPTRELAMQVTDTVAPLGRALGLHVLTVVGGTSMDHQRRALRRGTDVVVATPGRLADLIRQEACSLEDVEVVVLDEADQMCDMGFLPEVSALLDLVSPAAQTMLFSATLDGDVDTLVRGHLHEPVRHELDAETSPVDTMEHHVLVVDREHKARVATEIARRDGRTIMFVRSQLGAERVAGNMLERGVRCRALHGGLSQAVRTRTMKDFRDGRIDVLVATDVAARGIHVDDVSLVVHVDPPEDPKAYLHRAGRTARAGAEGRVVTLVLRNQRRGLQRLHERAGVAATEHHVQPGSRVLADLTGSRDATPERVPA; encoded by the coding sequence GTGCGCCCCACCGCCGCTGACGGACCCGCCGACACGGCCTCGCCGTCCTTCACGGACCTCGGCCTGCCCCGGCCGCTCGTCGACGCGCTCGCCCGCGCCGGGATCGAGGCGCCGTTCCCGATCCAGGCGGCCACGATCCCCGACTCCCTCGCCGGGCACGACCTGCTCGGCCGCGGCAGCACCGGGTCCGGCAAGACCCTCGCGTTCGGGCTCCCGCTGCTGGCCCGGGTCGCGCCGTACGCCGCCCGGCCCCACCGCCCGCGCGGCCTCGTGCTCGTGCCCACGCGCGAGCTGGCCATGCAGGTGACCGACACCGTCGCACCCCTCGGCCGCGCCCTCGGCCTGCACGTGCTGACCGTCGTCGGCGGGACCTCGATGGACCACCAGCGCCGGGCGCTGCGCCGCGGCACCGACGTCGTGGTGGCCACCCCCGGACGGCTGGCCGACCTCATCCGCCAGGAGGCCTGCTCGCTCGAGGACGTCGAGGTCGTGGTGCTCGACGAGGCCGACCAGATGTGCGACATGGGCTTCCTGCCCGAGGTGTCCGCGCTGCTCGACCTCGTGTCGCCGGCGGCCCAGACGATGCTCTTCTCCGCCACGCTCGACGGCGACGTCGACACCCTCGTGCGAGGGCACCTGCACGAGCCCGTGCGCCACGAGCTCGACGCCGAGACCTCGCCGGTCGACACCATGGAGCACCACGTGCTGGTGGTCGACCGCGAGCACAAGGCCCGGGTGGCCACCGAGATCGCCCGCCGCGACGGGCGCACGATCATGTTCGTCCGCTCGCAGCTCGGCGCCGAGCGCGTGGCGGGCAACATGCTCGAGCGGGGGGTGCGCTGCCGCGCCCTGCACGGCGGCCTGTCGCAGGCCGTGCGCACCCGCACCATGAAGGACTTCCGCGACGGGCGCATCGACGTCCTCGTCGCCACGGACGTCGCGGCCCGCGGCATCCACGTCGACGACGTCTCCCTCGTCGTGCATGTGGACCCGCCGGAGGACCCCAAGGCCTACCTGCACCGGGCCGGGCGCACCGCGCGCGCCGGCGCCGAGGGCCGCGTGGTGACGCTCGTGCTGCGCAACCAGCGCCGCGGCCTCCAGCGGCTGCACGAGCGTGCGGGCGTCGCCGCCACCGAGCACCACGTGCAGCCGGGGTCTCGTGTGCTCGCCGACCTCACCGGGTCGCGCGACGCGACGCCGGAGCGCGTGCCCGCCTGA
- a CDS encoding aldehyde dehydrogenase family protein encodes MWPVTTLQSLNPADLSDVVTTVELASADDIVAAARRARAAQAAWADIPAPARGRVIAAVGRLVEANKEALAALVTREIGKPYGEALGEVQEVVDTCDFFLGEGRRLYGQTVPSELPSKQLFTHRMPVGTAFVITAANFPTAVPSWYLVPALLCGNTVVWKPGEVSPAIATALTALFHAGGVPADVLVTVVADGPTSYEGLERCLDEGLVQKVGFTGSTEVGRRIGELCGRHLQTPCLELGGKNPMLVMPDADLDLAVEGALFGGFGAAGQRCTSLGTLWVHDDVYDEMRARFLAAVESAVVGDPMQDVLYGPLISQHYLDNHERNLGLVAGHHAVHGSTGTGRITSANPRRGFVGDPDAGLFAHPTVVEGIRPGDALYDTETFGPLVGLGRFSSLDEGIELANGHGYGLSSSIYTTSPESVWRFRSRISAGMVSVNNSTSGAEAHLPFGGNGRSGNGSRQSGMWVLDQFTRWQAMNWDWSGHLQKAQMDVADLPSDSGFRL; translated from the coding sequence ATGTGGCCCGTGACCACCCTGCAGAGCCTGAACCCCGCCGATCTGTCCGACGTCGTCACCACCGTCGAGCTCGCGAGCGCCGACGACATCGTCGCGGCGGCGCGCCGGGCGCGGGCGGCCCAGGCCGCGTGGGCCGACATCCCGGCTCCCGCCCGCGGCCGCGTGATCGCTGCGGTGGGCCGTCTCGTGGAGGCCAACAAGGAGGCACTGGCCGCGCTGGTCACTCGCGAGATCGGCAAGCCCTACGGCGAGGCGCTCGGCGAGGTGCAGGAGGTCGTCGACACGTGCGACTTCTTCCTCGGCGAGGGCCGGCGTCTCTACGGCCAGACGGTGCCGAGCGAGCTGCCGAGCAAGCAGCTGTTCACCCACCGCATGCCGGTGGGCACCGCGTTCGTGATCACCGCCGCGAACTTCCCCACCGCAGTGCCGTCCTGGTACCTCGTCCCGGCGCTGCTCTGCGGCAACACCGTGGTGTGGAAGCCGGGCGAGGTCTCGCCGGCGATCGCCACGGCGCTCACCGCGCTGTTCCACGCCGGCGGCGTGCCGGCCGACGTCCTGGTGACCGTCGTCGCCGACGGCCCGACGTCGTACGAAGGGCTGGAGCGCTGCCTCGACGAGGGGCTCGTGCAGAAGGTCGGGTTCACCGGGTCCACGGAGGTGGGCCGCCGCATCGGCGAGCTGTGCGGGCGGCACCTCCAGACCCCGTGCCTCGAGCTGGGCGGCAAGAACCCGATGCTCGTGATGCCCGACGCCGACCTCGACCTCGCCGTCGAGGGCGCGCTCTTCGGCGGCTTCGGGGCGGCCGGCCAGCGGTGCACGTCGCTGGGCACGCTGTGGGTGCACGACGACGTCTACGACGAGATGCGGGCCCGCTTCCTGGCCGCGGTCGAGTCGGCGGTGGTGGGCGACCCGATGCAGGACGTGCTCTACGGCCCGCTCATCTCCCAGCACTACCTCGACAACCACGAGCGCAACCTGGGGCTGGTCGCCGGTCACCACGCGGTGCACGGCTCGACCGGCACCGGGCGGATCACCTCGGCCAACCCGCGGCGCGGCTTCGTGGGCGACCCCGACGCCGGGCTGTTCGCGCACCCGACGGTCGTGGAGGGGATCCGCCCCGGCGACGCCCTCTACGACACCGAGACCTTCGGCCCGCTCGTGGGGCTCGGCCGGTTCTCCAGCCTCGACGAGGGCATCGAGCTGGCCAACGGCCACGGCTACGGCCTCTCGTCGTCGATCTACACGACCTCGCCGGAGTCGGTGTGGCGGTTCCGCTCGCGGATCTCCGCGGGGATGGTGTCGGTGAACAACTCGACGTCGGGCGCCGAGGCGCACCTGCCCTTCGGCGGCAACGGCCGCAGCGGCAACGGCTCGCGGCAGAGCGGCATGTGGGTGCTCGACCAGTTCACCCGGTGGCAGGCGATGAACTGGGACTGGTCCGGGCACCTCCAGAAGGCGCAGATGGACGTCGCGGACCTCCCGTCCGACAGCGGGTTCCGCCTGTGA
- a CDS encoding VOC family protein, protein MAIRMDNVAIAVRDLDAAIAFFTDLGLGVVGRDTVSGEWTDVAVGLDGNHARIAMLETPGGQARLELFEYIHPAAIETEPTRPNEIGMHRVAFEVDDLDAALETAARHGCHPLRGVATYEDVYRLTYVRGPSGILVMLAQSLKKG, encoded by the coding sequence GTGGCCATCAGGATGGACAACGTCGCGATCGCCGTGCGCGACCTCGACGCCGCGATCGCCTTCTTCACCGACCTCGGGCTCGGCGTCGTCGGGCGCGACACGGTGAGCGGTGAGTGGACCGACGTCGCCGTGGGCCTCGACGGCAACCACGCCAGGATCGCGATGCTCGAGACTCCCGGCGGGCAGGCGCGGCTGGAGCTGTTCGAGTACATCCACCCCGCCGCCATCGAGACCGAGCCGACCCGGCCGAACGAGATCGGCATGCACCGGGTGGCCTTCGAGGTGGACGACCTCGACGCGGCGCTGGAGACGGCGGCGCGGCACGGGTGCCACCCGCTGCGCGGGGTGGCGACGTACGAGGACGTCTACCGGCTCACCTACGTGCGCGGTCCGAGCGGCATCCTCGTGATGCTCGCGCAGTCGCTGAAGAAGGGCTGA
- a CDS encoding cupin, producing the protein MSLDTTCSVVALDNARTVTTPAAVMRTYAAPSGPATASVAVWRTEMSPDATGPLHVVSEDQVMVVIDGSLSVELADSSEGLGAGSAVVLPAGIPRRVTAGPDGAVVVVASRPGATARVGDGDPVVVPWAS; encoded by the coding sequence ATGTCACTGGACACCACGTGCAGCGTGGTCGCGCTCGACAACGCACGCACTGTCACCACACCTGCCGCAGTCATGCGCACCTACGCCGCGCCGTCCGGGCCCGCGACGGCCTCCGTGGCGGTCTGGCGCACCGAGATGAGCCCCGACGCGACCGGCCCGCTGCACGTCGTGAGCGAGGACCAGGTCATGGTCGTCATCGACGGCAGCCTGAGCGTCGAGCTCGCAGACTCGAGCGAGGGCCTCGGCGCCGGGTCGGCCGTGGTGCTCCCTGCCGGCATCCCGCGCCGCGTGACGGCGGGTCCCGACGGCGCCGTCGTCGTGGTCGCATCACGACCCGGGGCTACTGCCCGCGTCGGGGACGGCGACCCCGTCGTCGTCCCCTGGGCGTCCTGA
- a CDS encoding long-chain-fatty-acid--CoA ligase, with translation MTDLPPARLWADRLRHWADVQPDAHCVTYQDQRYTWAEWYERVRRVAGGLAALGVRRGDRVASIDMNNLSTVETTNAAALLGAAHVIVNFRLFGDQLAYVLADSAPRVVLVGAEFADGLAAVRDRLPSIERVIVVGGDADEYQAWVDGSEPADQAPDVEPTDTVIVMYSSGTTGHPKGVELTHAGMNAHSEHNNAYFRFAPGVTSLAAMPLFHVGGTSYVQIGMHWGASTVMLREVAPAAMFRAIAEGADRLFLVPAVVAGVLDGGDAAIAAFGGLRCFCYGASPMPLPLLRRALGTWPDVEFSQVYGMTEFGGVVTTLSPEAHRDPDHPERLTSAGRPVEGVEVRVVDPVTLRDVEPGSTGELWFRTDQTMKGYLGKPEATAETITADGWLRTGDLGRVDSGGFVFVLDRLKDMIVTGGENVYSPEVENVLAAHPQVAEVAVFGIPHPQWVETVHAVVVPRPGETLDPDEVIAFARERLAHFKCPTTVEVVAALPRNPSGKILKRDLRAPHWAGRESAIS, from the coding sequence ATGACCGACCTGCCCCCGGCCCGGCTGTGGGCCGACCGTCTCCGCCACTGGGCGGACGTGCAGCCGGACGCGCACTGCGTGACCTACCAGGACCAGCGCTACACCTGGGCGGAGTGGTACGAGCGCGTGCGCCGGGTCGCCGGTGGCCTGGCGGCGCTGGGGGTTCGGCGCGGGGACCGCGTCGCTAGCATCGACATGAACAACCTGTCCACGGTCGAGACCACCAACGCGGCCGCCCTGCTCGGCGCGGCGCACGTGATCGTGAACTTCCGCCTCTTCGGCGACCAGCTGGCGTACGTGCTCGCCGACAGCGCGCCGCGGGTGGTGCTCGTGGGCGCCGAGTTCGCCGACGGCCTCGCGGCCGTGCGCGACCGGCTGCCCAGCATCGAGCGCGTGATCGTGGTCGGCGGCGACGCCGACGAGTACCAGGCGTGGGTCGACGGCTCCGAGCCGGCCGACCAGGCCCCCGACGTCGAGCCGACCGACACCGTGATCGTCATGTACTCGTCGGGCACCACCGGGCATCCCAAGGGCGTCGAGCTCACCCACGCCGGCATGAACGCCCACAGCGAGCACAACAACGCCTACTTCCGGTTCGCGCCCGGGGTGACCAGCCTCGCCGCCATGCCGCTCTTCCACGTGGGCGGCACGTCCTACGTGCAGATCGGCATGCACTGGGGTGCGTCCACGGTGATGCTGCGCGAAGTCGCCCCGGCCGCGATGTTCCGCGCCATCGCCGAGGGAGCCGACCGGCTGTTCCTCGTGCCCGCCGTGGTGGCCGGCGTGCTCGACGGCGGCGACGCCGCGATCGCCGCCTTCGGCGGCCTGCGCTGCTTCTGCTACGGCGCCTCGCCGATGCCGTTGCCTCTGCTGCGCCGGGCGCTCGGCACGTGGCCCGACGTCGAGTTCTCTCAGGTGTACGGCATGACCGAGTTCGGCGGCGTCGTGACGACGCTGAGCCCGGAGGCCCACCGCGACCCCGACCACCCCGAGCGCCTCACCTCCGCCGGACGCCCGGTGGAGGGGGTCGAGGTCCGGGTCGTCGACCCCGTGACGCTGCGCGACGTCGAGCCGGGCAGCACCGGCGAGCTGTGGTTCCGCACCGACCAGACGATGAAGGGCTACCTCGGCAAGCCGGAGGCGACCGCCGAGACCATCACCGCGGACGGCTGGCTGCGCACCGGCGACCTCGGCCGGGTGGACTCCGGCGGCTTCGTCTTCGTGCTCGACCGGCTCAAGGACATGATCGTGACGGGCGGGGAGAACGTGTACAGCCCCGAGGTGGAGAACGTGCTCGCGGCCCATCCGCAGGTGGCCGAGGTCGCCGTGTTCGGCATCCCCCACCCGCAGTGGGTGGAGACCGTGCACGCGGTGGTCGTGCCCCGGCCCGGCGAGACGCTCGACCCCGATGAGGTGATCGCGTTCGCCCGCGAGCGCCTCGCCCACTTCAAGTGCCCCACCACCGTCGAGGTGGTGGCGGCGCTGCCGCGCAACCCCTCCGGCAAGATCCTCAAGCGCGACCTGCGCGCCCCGCACTGGGCCGGCCGAGAGTCCGCGATCAGCTGA
- a CDS encoding putative protein N(5)-glutamine methyltransferase, producing the protein MVARLRAAGCVFAEEEADLLLEPGPDEAGLEAAVRRREAGEPLEQILGWAGFAGLRLAVEPGVFVPRRRTELLARAAVDALPARRGPVVVDLCCGVGAVAAVVLRARPDCVVHAVDVDPAAVRCAVRNLPGAVVHLGDLTAPLPPGLRGQVDVVTANAPYVPSGELDLMPREARLHEHPVALDGGPDGLDVQRRVAQEAASWLTTGGRLLVETSEHQHDATAALLRDAGFEVSFVRPGVSAGGGPAWEQDGVDTDDEEGDGTVVVIGTRRPDPVPDHARA; encoded by the coding sequence TTGGTGGCACGGCTGCGCGCGGCCGGCTGCGTGTTCGCCGAGGAGGAGGCGGACCTGCTGCTCGAGCCGGGTCCGGACGAGGCCGGGCTCGAGGCGGCGGTGCGCCGGCGCGAGGCCGGTGAGCCGCTCGAGCAGATCCTGGGGTGGGCGGGGTTCGCCGGGCTGCGCCTGGCGGTGGAGCCCGGGGTGTTCGTGCCGCGCCGGCGCACCGAGCTGCTGGCGCGGGCCGCGGTCGACGCGCTGCCCGCGCGCCGTGGACCCGTCGTCGTCGACCTGTGCTGCGGGGTGGGCGCCGTCGCCGCTGTGGTGCTCCGGGCGCGGCCGGACTGCGTGGTGCACGCCGTGGACGTCGACCCGGCGGCCGTGCGGTGCGCCGTACGCAACCTGCCCGGCGCCGTGGTGCACCTCGGCGACCTCACCGCGCCGCTCCCGCCGGGGCTGCGCGGGCAGGTCGACGTCGTGACCGCGAACGCACCGTACGTGCCGAGCGGCGAGCTCGACCTCATGCCGCGCGAGGCGCGGCTGCACGAGCACCCCGTCGCCCTCGACGGCGGCCCGGACGGCCTCGACGTCCAGCGCCGGGTGGCCCAGGAGGCGGCGTCGTGGCTCACGACCGGCGGCCGGCTGCTCGTGGAGACCAGCGAGCACCAGCACGACGCCACGGCCGCCCTGCTGCGCGACGCCGGGTTCGAGGTGTCGTTCGTGCGCCCGGGTGTCTCTGCCGGCGGCGGACCGGCATGGGAGCAGGACGGCGTCGACACCGACGACGAGGAGGGCGACGGCACGGTGGTCGTCATCGGCACGAGGCGCCCGGACCCGGTCCCGGACCACGCCCGCGCCTGA
- a CDS encoding FAD-dependent oxidoreductase, translated as MPERASVVVVGGGVVGCSVAFHLAEAGVEVLLLERDSLGSGSSSKAAGGVRACFSDAVNVELGRRSLELLADIGTRPGGEIDLQRVGYLFLLTTPGLVENYGASVEVQNSLGVRSRLVTPEEAAELSPLATYDDVLAACWSPDDGTCTPEAVVHAYAAGARRLGARIVNGAELVGADVTGGELRSVTVRVGGVDQRVATGVVVVAAGAWSRQVGATLGIDLPVTPLRREIVVTGPVHPMPASIPMTIDAASTFYFHGEGHGLLAGWSDPSVEPGFDLARDPAYVEGLIAQAAVRAPRLLEAEVVGGWAGLYEISPDHDGIVGESSSVTRVLYATGFSGHGFLQAPALGEVLRDLVLRREPGIDVSPLSADRFGVGRARDERHLV; from the coding sequence CTGCCCGAGCGCGCCTCCGTCGTGGTCGTCGGGGGCGGCGTCGTCGGCTGCTCGGTGGCCTTCCACCTCGCGGAGGCCGGCGTCGAGGTGCTGCTCCTCGAGCGCGACAGCCTGGGCAGCGGGTCGTCGTCGAAGGCCGCGGGCGGCGTGCGGGCCTGCTTCTCCGACGCCGTCAACGTCGAGCTGGGGCGGCGCAGCCTCGAGCTGCTCGCCGACATCGGCACCCGGCCCGGCGGCGAGATCGACCTCCAGCGCGTGGGCTACCTCTTCCTGCTCACGACGCCCGGCCTCGTGGAGAACTACGGCGCGTCGGTGGAGGTGCAGAACTCCCTCGGCGTCCGGTCGCGGCTGGTGACGCCGGAGGAGGCGGCGGAGCTCTCGCCGCTGGCGACCTACGACGACGTGCTGGCGGCGTGCTGGTCGCCCGACGACGGCACGTGCACCCCGGAGGCCGTCGTCCATGCCTACGCCGCCGGTGCGCGGCGGCTGGGCGCGCGCATCGTGAACGGCGCCGAGCTGGTGGGCGCCGACGTCACCGGGGGCGAGCTGCGCTCGGTCACGGTGCGGGTGGGCGGGGTCGACCAGCGGGTGGCCACGGGGGTGGTGGTGGTCGCCGCCGGGGCGTGGTCGCGCCAGGTGGGCGCGACGCTCGGCATCGACCTGCCGGTGACCCCGCTGCGGCGCGAGATCGTCGTCACCGGGCCGGTGCACCCGATGCCGGCGTCCATCCCGATGACGATCGACGCCGCGAGCACCTTCTACTTCCACGGCGAGGGCCACGGCCTGCTCGCCGGCTGGAGCGACCCGTCGGTGGAGCCGGGCTTCGACCTCGCGCGCGACCCGGCCTACGTCGAGGGGCTCATCGCGCAGGCCGCGGTGCGCGCCCCGCGGCTGCTCGAGGCCGAGGTGGTGGGCGGCTGGGCCGGGCTGTACGAGATCAGCCCGGACCACGACGGCATCGTGGGCGAGTCGTCGTCGGTGACCCGCGTGCTCTACGCCACGGGCTTCTCCGGGCACGGGTTCCTCCAGGCGCCGGCGCTGGGCGAGGTGCTGCGCGACCTCGTGCTGCGCCGCGAGCCGGGCATCGACGTCTCGCCGCTCTCGGCGGATCGCTTCGGCGTGGGTCGTGCGCGCGACGAGCGGCACCTGGTCTGA
- a CDS encoding MarR family transcriptional regulator yields MSEIPLVRLLSMALRTGLEELHQELELAGFPEIRPAHGYALNAVSRGEATASQLAVGLGMTKQGAARVVQHLLDTGYLEPGTDPVDARNRPLVLTRRGRAAVAASMRIQGDLERRWRKHVGAGDMRALLGSLETIVRAENEGELPPVRPGW; encoded by the coding sequence GTGAGCGAGATCCCTCTGGTGCGCCTCCTCTCGATGGCGCTGCGCACGGGCCTCGAGGAGCTCCACCAGGAGCTCGAGCTTGCCGGGTTCCCCGAGATCCGGCCGGCGCACGGGTATGCGCTCAACGCCGTGAGCCGTGGCGAGGCGACCGCGAGCCAGCTCGCCGTCGGTCTGGGGATGACCAAGCAGGGCGCCGCCCGTGTCGTGCAGCACCTGCTCGACACCGGCTACCTCGAGCCGGGGACCGATCCCGTGGACGCGCGCAACCGGCCGCTGGTCCTGACCCGACGCGGGCGCGCGGCGGTCGCTGCCTCGATGCGCATCCAGGGCGACCTCGAGCGCCGCTGGCGCAAGCACGTGGGAGCGGGCGACATGCGTGCCCTGCTCGGATCGCTGGAGACCATCGTGCGGGCGGAGAACGAGGGGGAGCTCCCGCCGGTGCGCCCCGGCTGGTGA
- a CDS encoding chloramphenicol phosphotransferase — protein sequence MEIPVPQAASPSTSLVYLLGSPGVGKRTVAEALSALTGAVVLDNHRIALPVVSLFDWDGSAQLPQGIWGYIDVVRSAVLDALADIAPREASYVLTNALEVGYEPWYERIRGIARARGSVFVPVLLECELEEQLRRVASADRVVRLKLSDPERARDYIAATEFFRPTGPEALVVDTTHRPPHETAAVIAEHVERVARGA from the coding sequence GTGGAGATCCCCGTGCCGCAGGCGGCGTCGCCGTCCACGAGCCTGGTCTACCTGCTGGGCAGCCCCGGGGTGGGCAAGCGCACCGTGGCGGAGGCGCTGTCCGCGCTCACCGGCGCCGTCGTGCTCGACAACCACCGCATCGCCCTGCCGGTCGTGTCGCTGTTCGACTGGGACGGCAGCGCGCAGCTGCCGCAGGGCATCTGGGGCTACATCGACGTGGTGCGGTCGGCGGTGCTCGACGCGCTCGCCGACATCGCGCCGCGCGAGGCGAGCTACGTGCTCACGAACGCCCTCGAGGTCGGCTACGAGCCCTGGTACGAGCGGATCCGCGGGATCGCCCGTGCGCGAGGCTCGGTGTTCGTGCCGGTGCTGCTCGAGTGCGAGCTCGAGGAGCAGCTGCGCCGGGTGGCCTCGGCGGACCGCGTCGTGCGGCTCAAGCTGTCGGACCCCGAGCGCGCCCGCGACTACATCGCGGCGACGGAGTTCTTCCGGCCCACGGGGCCGGAGGCACTCGTGGTCGACACCACGCACCGGCCGCCGCACGAGACGGCTGCCGTCATCGCCGAGCACGTGGAGCGGGTCGCGCGAGGAGCGTGA